A single region of the Halorussus gelatinilyticus genome encodes:
- a CDS encoding alpha/beta hydrolase fold domain-containing protein has product MLGRTVDGRHRRHRRAADCAGGNLAAAVSLMARDKGGPAIDYQMLVYPATTFSYEFADEPSGGESYFITEPDLQWSWDHYLENDIDGMSPYASPLRANDLSDLPPATVLTAEFDPLKDEGVAYADRLADAGVAVEHTHYDEMVHSFFTNVAEPRVEQAWDAMAEIDAHLDDALADEEEDLLVA; this is encoded by the coding sequence ATGCTCGGTCGGACGGTGGACGGGCGCCACCGACGCCACCGACGGGCGGCCGACTGCGCCGGCGGCAACCTCGCGGCCGCGGTCTCGCTCATGGCCCGCGACAAGGGCGGTCCTGCCATCGACTACCAAATGCTGGTCTACCCGGCGACTACCTTCTCCTACGAGTTCGCCGACGAACCGTCCGGCGGCGAGAGCTACTTCATCACCGAACCCGACCTCCAATGGTCGTGGGACCACTACCTCGAAAACGACATCGACGGGATGAGTCCCTACGCCTCGCCGCTCCGAGCCAACGACCTGAGCGACCTGCCGCCCGCGACCGTCCTCACCGCGGAGTTCGACCCGCTGAAGGACGAGGGCGTCGCCTACGCCGACCGCCTCGCGGACGCCGGGGTGGCGGTCGAACACACTCACTACGACGAGATGGTCCACTCGTTCTTCACGAACGTCGCCGAACCGCGCGTCGAGCAAGCGTGGGACGCGATGGCCGAAATCGACGCCCACCTCGACGACGCTCTCGCGGACGAGGAGGAAGACCTCCTCGTCGCCTGA
- the thrC gene encoding threonine synthase: MTLCLSEARPDPPETAVDGVWLSCIECDATFAPFEAVRYTCDDCDGLLEVRYADLPTFEDFEGELGVWRYADALPFEAGVSIDEGGTPLYEVPTIEAETGVADLRVKHEGMNPTGSFKDRGMTVGVRVAERLGVDRLACASTGNTSAALACYGARAGTEVLVLLPAGKVAAGKVAQASLHGARILEVDGNFDACLDVVSDLADRGEAYLLNSLNPFRLEGQKTIGLEILEQFRDQTGDLPDRIVLPVGNAGNTAALYKAFRELVRSGALDADDVPTLTGVQAEGAAPMVEAIEEGNDEVHRWEEVETRATAIRIGNPVNAPKALPGIRETGGTAVAVSDEEITDAQRALARDGVGVEPASAASVAGLRKLRESGEIAADERVVCLTTGHLLKDPDAAAAAGADPEPVPADTDGVLEHLGE; this comes from the coding sequence ATGACTCTGTGCCTGTCCGAAGCGCGGCCCGACCCGCCGGAGACGGCGGTCGATGGCGTCTGGTTGTCCTGTATCGAGTGCGACGCGACCTTCGCACCGTTCGAGGCGGTACGGTACACCTGCGACGACTGCGACGGCCTGCTGGAAGTCCGGTACGCCGACCTGCCGACCTTCGAGGACTTTGAGGGCGAACTCGGCGTCTGGCGGTACGCCGACGCGCTCCCCTTCGAGGCGGGCGTGAGCATCGACGAGGGCGGTACGCCGCTCTACGAGGTGCCAACCATCGAGGCCGAAACGGGCGTCGCCGACCTCCGGGTCAAACACGAGGGGATGAACCCGACCGGGAGTTTCAAAGACCGCGGCATGACCGTCGGCGTCCGCGTCGCCGAGAGACTGGGCGTGGACCGCCTCGCGTGCGCGTCCACGGGCAACACGAGCGCGGCGCTCGCGTGCTACGGTGCGCGCGCAGGCACGGAGGTCCTCGTCCTCCTTCCCGCGGGCAAAGTCGCCGCTGGCAAGGTCGCGCAGGCCAGCCTCCACGGTGCCCGGATTCTGGAAGTGGACGGCAACTTCGACGCCTGTCTCGACGTCGTGTCGGACCTCGCCGACCGCGGGGAGGCCTACCTGCTCAACTCGCTCAACCCCTTCCGACTGGAGGGCCAGAAGACCATCGGCCTCGAAATCTTGGAGCAGTTCCGCGACCAGACGGGCGACCTCCCCGACCGCATCGTCCTGCCGGTCGGCAACGCGGGCAACACCGCCGCGCTCTACAAGGCGTTCCGCGAGTTGGTCCGGAGCGGCGCGCTCGACGCCGACGACGTGCCCACGCTGACCGGCGTGCAGGCGGAAGGCGCGGCCCCGATGGTCGAAGCAATCGAGGAGGGGAACGACGAGGTCCACCGCTGGGAGGAGGTCGAGACGCGCGCCACCGCCATCCGCATCGGCAACCCCGTCAACGCGCCGAAGGCTCTGCCCGGCATCCGGGAGACCGGCGGGACCGCGGTCGCGGTCTCCGACGAGGAGATCACCGACGCCCAGCGCGCGCTGGCCCGCGACGGCGTGGGCGTCGAACCCGCGAGCGCCGCGTCGGTCGCGGGACTCCGAAAGCTGCGCGAGTCGGGCGAAATCGCGGCCGACGAGCGGGTCGTCTGCCTGACGACGGGCCACCTCCTGAAGGACCCCGACGCCGCGGCCGCCGCGGGAGCGGACCCCGAACCGGTCCCGGCCGACACCGACGGCGTGCTGGAGCATCTGGGCGAGTAG
- a CDS encoding MFS transporter, producing the protein MSRGRADETDADRPDADDPEERERLLTGYSGRLLLAVSLGWAAIQTGRLVLSPMLSAVMGDLAITDFQSGFAFTTLWGLYALCQYPSGRLSDDLTRKTLLVAGLSLVVAGFAVLASAPSYPVFLLGAVVVGTGAGLYPTPARALVSDLFVERRGQAFGLHTASGDVGGAAAAGLAVAALALAGWRSAYAPVIAVLAGVALALHVWGREAYERPTVDRESVAAGLSDAAATATRLWKRPKMRWYLLAYALYAFTWQSAAGFLPTFLRASKGFPAGLASGGFAALFVVGAAVKPLSGSLGDRFARAGVAAGALVVAACALAGLLAAEGRLAVGVAVVVFAAGLMAYPPVMQALLMDTFPDGSMGGDLGATRTVYIGLGSLGPSYVGFVAGRVSYTAAFAGLLVCLLVSSGVVVRLARSK; encoded by the coding sequence GTGTCACGCGGCCGCGCCGACGAGACCGACGCCGACCGTCCGGACGCCGACGACCCCGAGGAGCGCGAGCGCCTCCTGACGGGCTACTCCGGCCGCCTCCTGCTCGCGGTCTCGCTCGGATGGGCCGCCATTCAGACCGGGCGACTCGTCCTCTCGCCGATGCTTTCGGCCGTGATGGGCGACCTCGCCATCACCGACTTCCAGTCCGGTTTCGCGTTCACGACGCTCTGGGGGCTGTACGCGCTCTGTCAGTACCCCAGCGGTCGCCTCTCCGACGATCTGACGCGCAAGACCCTGCTGGTCGCGGGCCTCTCGCTGGTCGTCGCGGGGTTCGCGGTCCTCGCCAGCGCGCCGAGCTACCCCGTCTTCCTCCTCGGAGCGGTCGTCGTCGGGACCGGCGCGGGACTCTACCCGACCCCGGCGCGGGCGCTCGTCTCGGACCTGTTCGTCGAGCGCCGCGGTCAGGCGTTCGGTCTCCACACCGCTTCGGGCGACGTGGGCGGTGCGGCCGCGGCGGGACTCGCGGTCGCGGCGCTCGCGCTCGCCGGTTGGCGGTCGGCGTACGCGCCGGTCATTGCCGTCCTCGCGGGGGTGGCGCTCGCGCTCCACGTCTGGGGGCGCGAGGCGTACGAACGCCCGACGGTGGACCGCGAGTCGGTCGCCGCGGGCCTCTCGGACGCGGCGGCGACCGCGACCCGGCTCTGGAAGCGACCCAAGATGCGGTGGTACCTGCTGGCCTACGCGCTCTACGCGTTCACGTGGCAGAGCGCGGCCGGGTTCCTGCCGACGTTCCTCCGGGCGTCGAAGGGGTTCCCCGCGGGACTCGCCAGCGGCGGGTTCGCCGCGCTCTTCGTGGTCGGTGCGGCGGTCAAGCCCCTCTCGGGATCGCTCGGCGACCGGTTCGCGAGGGCCGGGGTCGCTGCCGGAGCCTTGGTCGTCGCGGCCTGCGCGCTCGCCGGACTCCTCGCCGCGGAGGGGCGGCTCGCGGTCGGTGTCGCCGTCGTCGTCTTCGCGGCCGGACTCATGGCCTACCCGCCGGTGATGCAGGCGCTGCTGATGGACACGTTCCCGGACGGGAGCATGGGCGGGGACCTCGGCGCGACCCGGACCGTCTACATCGGTCTCGGGAGCCTCGGCCCGAGTTACGTCGGGTTCGTCGCGGGCCGGGTCTCCTACACCGCGGCGTTCGCGGGGCTACTCGTCTGCCTGCTCGTCAGCAGCGGGGTCGTGGTGCGACTCGCACGGAGTAAGTAA
- a CDS encoding M48 family metallopeptidase yields the protein MKHLGLKARMAVVGSILFAFYALASVVAMGVFGFSPILVALGSVAFVGVQYKIGKWAALRSVGAEEMPEDRFPEIHRQVESLSKDMGIDKPRLMVARMGVPNAFAVGRKGAGTVVVSEELLQLLDSREVEGVLAHELAHVRNRDVVMMVLGQGVASIVAIVAQWAVLLTGDNDLADFFLAMVVGQITQLLVMVFVLAISRYREYVADADAAAEIGGGESLARALEKISSGSERARGSEIDSEVSALCIFGEASGLARLFASHPPVEKRIERLRN from the coding sequence ATGAAACATCTCGGTCTGAAGGCCCGAATGGCCGTCGTCGGGTCGATCCTGTTCGCGTTCTACGCGCTCGCGTCGGTCGTCGCCATGGGCGTGTTCGGCTTCTCGCCGATACTCGTCGCGCTCGGAAGCGTCGCCTTCGTGGGTGTCCAGTACAAAATCGGCAAGTGGGCCGCGCTCCGGAGCGTCGGCGCGGAGGAGATGCCGGAGGACCGCTTCCCGGAGATTCACCGACAAGTGGAGTCGCTGTCGAAGGACATGGGCATCGACAAACCGCGACTGATGGTCGCCCGGATGGGCGTGCCCAACGCCTTCGCGGTCGGTCGAAAGGGCGCGGGCACCGTCGTCGTCTCCGAGGAACTGCTCCAGTTGCTCGACTCTCGCGAGGTCGAGGGCGTCCTCGCCCACGAACTCGCTCACGTCCGGAACCGCGACGTGGTGATGATGGTCCTCGGACAGGGCGTCGCGTCCATCGTCGCCATCGTCGCGCAGTGGGCGGTCCTGCTGACCGGCGACAACGACCTCGCGGACTTCTTCCTGGCGATGGTCGTCGGCCAGATAACCCAACTGCTCGTGATGGTGTTCGTCCTCGCCATCTCGCGCTACCGGGAGTACGTCGCGGACGCCGACGCCGCCGCGGAAATCGGCGGCGGCGAATCGCTCGCTCGCGCCCTCGAAAAGATCAGTTCGGGGAGCGAACGCGCTCGCGGGTCCGAAATCGACTCGGAGGTCAGCGCGCTCTGCATCTTCGGCGAGGCGTCCGGGCTCGCGCGACTGTTCGCCAGTCACCCGCCGGTCGAGAAGCGCATCGAGCGCCTGCGGAACTGA
- a CDS encoding glycoside hydrolase family 99-like domain-containing protein produces the protein MVDESGSSRRRFLAVAMGSSVFAGCGGSSSSTNGRDATTDETATTTEQTTTPDSDPVVENELTFELDAMVGDGESQLEVTGDGSHSGGIDSVRVVFGTGEEVEVTPNGQFETGFEVRRPVPGGQRYGVEVSLVPSNGKPISKRKLSDYVTELQAEDAGNPTVIANYYPWYGPDRHQLFVDEPVISDYNSRNIETIERHVEWATEYGIDAFCTSWWGRESWEDETLSDYFVPAEATNDIEFCLLYETKSLLEHTEDGVVDFDDEQVTEKFVEDVAYVAEEYFGEDNYLRVDGKPLVYVYWAWGFEGGYEAAFTAAEEAAGEELFIVLETVDWRFPTQQDRDLMQAADGVTAYEMYRSIEDINENFAERMTSYYPEWLLAAKDNDCAFLPMVMPGFNNRQTKGGDEDTPIVERSRERTQRVCEKTDQYHDPAVDISFVTSWNEWHEHTQVEPSEEHGTSDLEIIRNTLADGEPEYWITETVSITFSFGETVKESSLTDSIGDVDRDLAFALERIAFEDSYGSQIESYSLGTEGEEPYLSGGVYARATTENKSWRWLGGEDAAATFTFDSSVLQAETLTLEGFPATDGLSGTASVGGLKLGTVEFSERRTQTYSFELI, from the coding sequence ATGGTTGACGAATCAGGCTCCTCCCGTCGGCGGTTCCTCGCCGTAGCGATGGGCAGTAGCGTGTTCGCTGGTTGTGGCGGTTCCTCCTCTTCGACAAACGGCAGAGATGCGACTACGGACGAGACGGCCACCACCACCGAACAGACGACAACGCCGGATTCAGACCCTGTCGTGGAGAACGAGCTGACCTTCGAACTCGACGCGATGGTCGGCGACGGCGAATCCCAACTCGAAGTGACTGGCGACGGGTCTCACTCCGGAGGCATCGACAGCGTGCGCGTCGTCTTCGGAACTGGCGAGGAGGTCGAGGTGACCCCTAACGGACAGTTCGAGACCGGATTCGAGGTGCGTCGGCCAGTTCCCGGTGGACAGAGATACGGCGTCGAGGTGAGTCTCGTCCCCTCGAACGGGAAACCTATCTCGAAACGGAAACTGAGCGATTACGTGACCGAACTGCAAGCAGAGGACGCTGGGAATCCGACGGTGATTGCGAACTACTACCCGTGGTACGGCCCAGACCGCCACCAGTTGTTCGTCGACGAGCCGGTCATCTCTGACTACAATTCGCGCAACATCGAGACTATCGAACGGCACGTCGAATGGGCGACCGAGTACGGAATCGACGCCTTCTGCACCAGTTGGTGGGGGCGAGAAAGTTGGGAGGACGAGACGTTGTCCGACTATTTTGTCCCTGCCGAAGCGACGAACGACATCGAGTTCTGCCTCCTCTACGAGACCAAGTCGCTGTTGGAGCATACCGAAGACGGCGTAGTGGACTTCGATGACGAGCAGGTTACGGAGAAGTTCGTCGAGGACGTGGCGTACGTGGCCGAGGAGTACTTCGGCGAGGACAACTACCTCCGAGTCGACGGGAAACCACTCGTCTACGTGTACTGGGCGTGGGGCTTCGAAGGGGGCTACGAAGCGGCGTTCACTGCCGCCGAAGAGGCCGCCGGTGAAGAGCTATTCATCGTTCTCGAAACGGTCGACTGGCGGTTCCCGACCCAACAGGACCGGGACCTGATGCAGGCCGCGGACGGCGTGACGGCTTACGAGATGTATCGCTCCATCGAGGACATCAACGAGAACTTCGCCGAGCGGATGACCTCCTACTACCCCGAATGGTTGCTCGCGGCCAAGGACAACGATTGTGCGTTCCTCCCGATGGTGATGCCGGGGTTCAACAACAGACAGACGAAGGGCGGGGACGAGGACACACCGATTGTCGAGCGAAGCCGAGAACGGACCCAGCGCGTCTGTGAGAAGACCGACCAGTACCACGACCCCGCTGTCGACATCTCGTTCGTGACCTCGTGGAACGAGTGGCACGAACACACGCAGGTCGAACCGTCCGAGGAACACGGCACGAGCGACCTCGAAATAATCCGTAACACGCTCGCAGACGGCGAACCCGAATACTGGATAACCGAGACTGTGAGCATCACGTTCTCGTTCGGCGAGACGGTGAAGGAGTCGAGTCTCACCGACTCCATCGGTGATGTGGATCGAGACCTCGCGTTCGCACTCGAACGAATCGCCTTCGAGGACAGTTACGGGTCCCAGATTGAATCGTACAGCCTCGGTACGGAGGGGGAAGAGCCATACCTAAGCGGGGGCGTCTACGCGAGAGCGACCACCGAGAACAAGTCTTGGCGATGGCTCGGCGGCGAAGACGCCGCGGCGACGTTCACCTTCGATAGCTCGGTTCTTCAGGCAGAGACGCTGACGCTCGAGGGGTTCCCTGCCACGGATGGGCTCTCGGGAACCGCCTCGGTCGGCGGACTGAAACTCGGGACGGTCGAGTTCAGCGAGCGACGAACGCAGACCTACTCCTTCGAACTCATCTAG
- the serA gene encoding phosphoglycerate dehydrogenase — protein sequence MKVLVTDPIADAGLERLRDAGHEVETAYDVEGDALLSAVSDANGLIVRSGTDVTAEVFEAAPDLVIVGRAGIGVDNIDIESATEHGVIVANAPEGNVRAAAEHTVAMAFASARSIPQAHARLKDGEWAKGDYLGTELNGKTLGIVGLGRVGQEVAKKLHSLGMDLVAYDPYISEDRAEQLGAELVELDECLDRGDFLTVHTPLTPETENLIGEEELAQLEGGYLVNCARGGVVDEDALAEAVEEGVLAGAAVDVFADEPVSPDNPLLDVEDAIVTPHLGASTEAAQENVATSTADQVVAAFEEEPVVNALNAPSIDESAFPRVEPYIGLAETAGKIATQLLDQRIDSIEVHYEGDIAEEDVELVTASAQKGVFQPLEWQVNAVNAPQIAEERGVEVTESKTRQTEDFQSLVRVTVSGDDESISVEGTLFADEDPRIVRVDDYRIDAIPHGHMLVARNEDVPGVIGFIGTVLGDHEVNIAGMFNAREAHGGEALTVYTLDAEVPDEAKEALEADERIIEARYIELNGAE from the coding sequence ATGAAGGTCCTCGTAACGGACCCCATCGCCGACGCAGGCTTAGAGCGACTTCGGGACGCCGGTCACGAAGTCGAGACCGCCTACGACGTGGAAGGGGACGCGCTTCTGTCTGCTGTCTCGGACGCCAACGGGCTCATCGTGCGCTCGGGAACCGACGTGACAGCGGAGGTCTTCGAGGCCGCCCCGGACCTCGTCATCGTCGGCCGTGCGGGTATCGGCGTCGATAACATCGACATCGAATCGGCGACCGAACACGGCGTCATCGTCGCCAACGCGCCGGAGGGCAACGTCCGGGCCGCCGCGGAACACACCGTGGCGATGGCGTTCGCCAGCGCGCGTTCGATTCCGCAGGCCCACGCCCGACTCAAGGACGGCGAGTGGGCCAAGGGCGACTACCTCGGCACCGAACTCAACGGCAAGACCCTCGGCATCGTCGGACTGGGTCGGGTCGGCCAAGAGGTCGCGAAGAAACTCCACTCGCTCGGGATGGACCTCGTGGCCTACGACCCCTACATCAGCGAGGACCGCGCCGAGCAACTCGGCGCGGAACTGGTGGAACTCGACGAGTGTCTCGACCGCGGCGACTTCCTGACGGTTCACACGCCGCTGACCCCCGAGACGGAGAACCTCATCGGCGAGGAGGAACTCGCCCAACTCGAAGGCGGCTACCTCGTCAACTGCGCCCGCGGCGGCGTCGTGGACGAGGACGCGCTCGCCGAAGCCGTCGAGGAGGGCGTCCTCGCGGGGGCCGCGGTGGACGTGTTCGCCGACGAACCTGTCTCGCCCGACAACCCCCTGCTCGACGTGGAGGACGCCATCGTCACGCCCCACCTCGGCGCGAGCACCGAGGCCGCCCAAGAGAACGTCGCCACCAGCACGGCCGACCAAGTGGTCGCGGCCTTCGAGGAGGAACCGGTCGTCAACGCGCTCAACGCGCCGTCCATCGACGAGAGCGCGTTCCCCCGCGTCGAACCGTACATCGGTCTCGCCGAGACCGCGGGCAAGATAGCGACCCAACTGCTGGACCAGCGCATCGACTCCATCGAAGTCCACTACGAGGGCGACATCGCCGAGGAGGACGTGGAACTCGTCACCGCGAGCGCTCAGAAGGGCGTGTTCCAACCGCTCGAATGGCAGGTCAACGCGGTCAACGCGCCCCAAATCGCCGAGGAGCGCGGCGTCGAAGTAACGGAGTCCAAGACCCGCCAGACCGAGGACTTCCAGAGCCTCGTCCGCGTCACGGTCTCGGGCGACGACGAGTCCATCAGCGTCGAGGGGACGCTGTTCGCCGACGAGGACCCGCGAATCGTCCGCGTGGACGACTACCGCATCGACGCCATCCCCCACGGCCACATGCTGGTCGCCCGAAACGAGGACGTGCCCGGCGTCATCGGGTTCATCGGCACCGTGCTGGGCGACCACGAGGTCAACATCGCGGGGATGTTCAACGCCCGCGAGGCCCACGGCGGCGAGGCGCTGACCGTCTACACCCTCGATGCGGAGGTCCCCGACGAGGCGAAGGAGGCGCTGGAAGCCGACGAGCGCATCATCGAAGCGCGCTACATCGAGTTGAACGGCGCGGAGTGA
- a CDS encoding inorganic phosphate transporter has product MTSLLLYLGVAVAIFVGFNIGGSNTGVAFGPAVGSGTVSKLGAGVLMSFFFLLGGWTLGRRVVDTLGEDLVAGDPFTMRVAVAVLLFIGLALFAGNVLGVPASTSMTAVGAIVGLGLAIGRLKTAAVLEIVGWWLVAPIVGFWVSAMVGRYWYDDLDAYIDIDRSEGPLVTFDRSDGLPKPELGPGTTRREFGGTLLVVGIGCYMAFSAGTSNVANAVAPLVGNGAISMTQGVLLAAGATAIGALTIARRTLDTVGNDLTDLPLVAAVVVAVVSSSIVTVLSALSIPASFVVIATMSVVGLGWGRATVADPVPDHAEVPGASVGVPGESASMPGERVGPARETPDAELDPDAGTAADGDPSAAELYQPATTARVVLLQNLVPGIATVVAYVVFRYVPIL; this is encoded by the coding sequence GTGACCAGTCTCCTCCTCTACCTCGGCGTCGCAGTCGCCATCTTCGTCGGCTTCAACATCGGCGGGTCGAACACGGGCGTCGCGTTCGGCCCGGCGGTCGGGAGCGGAACCGTCTCGAAGTTAGGCGCGGGCGTGCTGATGAGCTTCTTCTTCCTGCTGGGCGGGTGGACGCTCGGCCGCCGAGTCGTGGACACGCTCGGCGAGGACCTCGTGGCGGGCGACCCCTTCACGATGCGCGTGGCGGTCGCCGTCCTGCTGTTCATCGGGTTGGCGCTGTTCGCCGGGAACGTCCTCGGCGTCCCGGCCTCCACGTCGATGACCGCGGTCGGCGCAATCGTCGGGTTGGGTCTCGCCATCGGCCGACTGAAGACGGCCGCCGTCCTCGAAATCGTCGGCTGGTGGCTCGTCGCGCCCATCGTCGGCTTCTGGGTCAGCGCGATGGTCGGACGCTACTGGTACGACGACTTGGACGCGTACATCGACATCGACCGGAGCGAGGGTCCGCTGGTGACGTTCGACCGGTCCGACGGGCTTCCGAAGCCGGAACTCGGGCCGGGGACTACCCGGCGGGAGTTCGGCGGCACGCTCCTCGTGGTCGGCATCGGCTGTTACATGGCGTTCTCGGCGGGCACGAGCAACGTGGCGAACGCGGTCGCGCCGCTCGTCGGCAACGGCGCGATTTCGATGACGCAGGGCGTCCTGCTCGCGGCCGGCGCGACCGCAATCGGCGCGCTCACCATCGCGCGTCGGACGCTCGACACCGTGGGCAACGACCTCACCGACCTCCCGCTGGTCGCGGCGGTCGTCGTCGCGGTCGTGAGTTCCTCCATCGTGACGGTGCTGTCGGCGCTCTCCATCCCCGCGAGCTTCGTCGTCATCGCCACGATGAGCGTCGTCGGTCTCGGCTGGGGACGCGCCACGGTCGCCGACCCGGTGCCCGACCACGCCGAGGTTCCGGGTGCGAGCGTCGGCGTCCCCGGCGAGAGCGCCAGCATGCCCGGCGAGAGGGTCGGCCCCGCCCGCGAGACGCCGGACGCGGAACTCGACCCCGACGCGGGCACGGCCGCGGACGGCGACCCGTCAGCGGCCGAACTCTACCAGCCGGCGACGACCGCGAGGGTCGTCCTCTTGCAGAACCTCGTCCCCGGAATCGCGACGGTCGTCGCGTACGTCGTTTTCCGGTACGTGCCGATTCTGTGA
- a CDS encoding inorganic phosphate transporter, which translates to MFSALLVLGVAVAVFVGFNIGGSSTGVAFGPAVGSGVTSKVAAAALMSGFALLGGATVGRGVIKTLGGRVVAASHFNLAAGVVVLFFVGVALLVSNLFGVPASTSMTAVGAIAGMGLAGGFLRWAKVGEIVSWWLVSPILAFWTCAVVGRYLYPHLAARFSIERSSGPLLDWRDLPVGSVPVGPADGTTRGELVGNGLVVAIGCYMAFSAGASNVANAVAPLYGARALGGEMLPYVAIGASALAVGSFTIARRTLDTVGNDLTDLPLVAALVVETVSASLIGFLSHIDIPASLAVSATMSIVGLGWGRASRSKTVTDVAGAAITGESAASDAAEPMANGTGRRAGDEASDGTGRPEEVAPIGEESGESNASDHFDAAATARVVFLWILTPSLSATASYLLFTAVPLYTS; encoded by the coding sequence GTGTTCAGCGCACTACTGGTCCTCGGCGTCGCGGTCGCGGTCTTCGTCGGGTTCAACATCGGCGGTTCCTCGACCGGCGTCGCCTTCGGTCCCGCGGTCGGCAGCGGCGTGACCTCGAAGGTCGCGGCCGCCGCCCTGATGTCCGGGTTCGCCCTCCTCGGCGGCGCGACCGTCGGGCGAGGCGTCATCAAGACGTTGGGCGGTCGAGTCGTCGCGGCGAGTCACTTCAACCTCGCGGCGGGCGTGGTGGTCCTGTTCTTCGTCGGGGTCGCCCTCCTCGTGTCGAACCTGTTCGGCGTGCCCGCCTCCACCTCGATGACCGCGGTGGGAGCCATCGCGGGAATGGGCTTGGCCGGCGGCTTCCTCCGGTGGGCGAAGGTCGGCGAAATCGTCTCGTGGTGGCTCGTCTCGCCGATTCTCGCGTTCTGGACCTGCGCGGTCGTGGGTCGGTACCTCTACCCCCACCTCGCGGCCAGATTCAGCATCGAGCGGTCGTCGGGGCCGTTGCTGGACTGGCGGGACCTGCCGGTCGGGTCGGTCCCCGTCGGTCCGGCCGACGGAACGACCCGCGGGGAACTGGTCGGGAACGGTCTCGTGGTCGCTATCGGCTGTTACATGGCGTTCTCCGCGGGCGCGAGCAACGTGGCCAACGCGGTCGCACCGCTGTACGGCGCGCGGGCGCTCGGCGGCGAGATGCTCCCCTACGTCGCTATCGGGGCCAGCGCCCTCGCCGTCGGTTCGTTCACCATCGCGCGCCGGACGCTCGACACCGTGGGCAACGACCTCACCGACCTCCCGCTGGTCGCCGCGCTCGTCGTCGAGACGGTCAGCGCAAGCCTCATCGGCTTCCTCTCGCACATCGACATTCCGGCGAGCCTCGCGGTGAGCGCGACGATGAGCATCGTGGGTCTGGGTTGGGGCCGAGCGTCGCGCTCGAAGACCGTCACGGACGTCGCCGGAGCGGCGATAACCGGCGAGAGCGCCGCGAGCGACGCCGCCGAACCGATGGCGAACGGGACGGGTCGGCGGGCCGGAGACGAAGCGAGCGACGGGACGGGGCGACCCGAGGAAGTCGCCCCCATCGGCGAGGAGTCCGGCGAATCGAACGCCAGCGACCACTTCGACGCGGCGGCGACCGCCCGCGTCGTCTTCCTCTGGATTCTCACGCCGTCGCTCTCCGCGACGGCCTCGTACCTCCTGTTTACCGCCGTCCCGCTCTATACATCGTGA